A genome region from Crossiella equi includes the following:
- a CDS encoding GNAT family N-acetyltransferase produces MGDLLLRWASQRLADGTGRLWERAGSSALYAPNLGRDRLIVSGDPRTVVTLVRAAVAELGPRVPVVGDSALVEEIAPELPEFDQAVRFGWMDTCAPVPAEPRAGWFDGDPAEIEALLAVANPDSWVWPGDGAARRWAAVRVDDKLAAVAADVWSAPEVGFLGGVGTHPGHRGTGLGGAVCAFLTRELVAGHGAAALVVGGSNTAAVRLYERLGYRYRPQTALRLTSAG; encoded by the coding sequence GTGGGTGACCTGCTGCTGCGCTGGGCCTCCCAGCGCCTGGCCGACGGCACCGGGCGGTTGTGGGAGCGGGCGGGGTCCAGCGCGCTGTACGCGCCGAACCTGGGCCGGGACCGGCTGATCGTGAGCGGCGACCCCCGGACGGTGGTCACGCTGGTGCGCGCGGCGGTGGCCGAGCTCGGCCCGCGGGTACCGGTGGTCGGCGACTCCGCGCTGGTCGAGGAGATCGCGCCGGAGCTGCCGGAGTTCGACCAGGCGGTGCGGTTCGGCTGGATGGACACGTGCGCGCCGGTGCCCGCCGAGCCCCGCGCGGGCTGGTTCGACGGCGACCCGGCCGAGATCGAGGCGCTGCTGGCGGTGGCCAACCCGGACTCCTGGGTGTGGCCGGGCGACGGCGCCGCCAGGCGCTGGGCGGCGGTCCGCGTGGACGACAAACTGGCCGCGGTCGCGGCGGACGTCTGGTCCGCGCCCGAGGTGGGTTTCCTCGGCGGGGTGGGCACGCATCCCGGTCACCGGGGCACGGGCCTGGGCGGCGCGGTGTGCGCCTTCCTGACCCGCGAGCTGGTGGCCGGGCACGGGGCGGCCGCGCTCGTGGTGGGCGGCAGCAACACCGCGGCGGTGCGCCTGTACGAGCGGCTGGGCTACCGCTACCGGCCGCAGACCGCGCTGCGGCTCACCAGCGCCGGGTAG
- a CDS encoding TetR family transcriptional regulator yields the protein MSVVNEELSLRERKKLRTRTALVDAALALFFDKGFEATTVEEIAAAVEISPRTFFRYFAGKEDVALAQFAEVDELCVTALSARPADEPPVLAVRNAYLVMFEQITAMEGSSQRFRATYQLVVDNPTLSARWGAMSATAEVRAAEQVALRQGVDAETDLRCRLLVRLVCASARLGMELACRRGYRDVGELREVVTEAIDLGTAGLAEAWSTATRRW from the coding sequence GTGAGCGTGGTCAACGAGGAACTCAGCCTGCGGGAGCGCAAGAAGCTGCGCACCCGCACGGCGCTGGTTGACGCCGCCCTCGCTCTCTTCTTCGACAAGGGCTTCGAGGCCACCACGGTCGAGGAGATCGCGGCGGCGGTGGAGATCTCCCCGCGCACGTTCTTCCGCTACTTCGCGGGCAAGGAGGACGTCGCGCTGGCGCAGTTCGCCGAGGTGGACGAGCTGTGCGTGACGGCCCTGTCCGCCCGGCCCGCCGACGAGCCACCGGTGCTCGCGGTGCGCAACGCCTACCTGGTGATGTTCGAGCAGATCACCGCGATGGAGGGCAGTTCGCAGCGTTTCCGGGCCACCTACCAGCTGGTCGTCGACAACCCCACGCTGTCCGCGCGCTGGGGCGCCATGTCGGCCACCGCCGAGGTGCGCGCGGCCGAGCAGGTCGCGCTCCGTCAGGGCGTGGACGCCGAGACCGACCTGCGCTGCCGCCTGCTGGTTCGCCTGGTGTGCGCCAGCGCGCGGCTGGGCATGGAGCTGGCCTGCCGCCGCGGCTACCGCGACGTCGGCGAGCTGCGCGAGGTCGTCACCGAGGCCATCGACCTGGGCACCGCGGGCCTGGCCGAGGCCTGGTCCACGGCTACCCGGCGCTGGTGA